The Polycladomyces subterraneus genome includes a window with the following:
- a CDS encoding YdcF family protein: MPLKIAGLLGMVLFVITGLSVLIYWWPSVSRYDTSPMPEGQKQAALVLGAALWDDRPSPALMERLEMAVKLFEQKKVQYIVLSGGPEGNGVTEAQAMKDYLISHGVPAASLILEDRSRNTEENLRFCKRILDEHHWDEVYLVTHDYHQYRALQYAARAGIRAVPAPVHSQMLWTPYHKARECLALVKLALFSR, encoded by the coding sequence ATGCCGCTGAAAATCGCAGGATTGTTGGGAATGGTATTGTTTGTCATCACTGGTTTGTCTGTATTGATCTACTGGTGGCCGTCCGTTTCCCGGTACGATACGTCCCCCATGCCTGAAGGTCAGAAACAGGCCGCTCTCGTGTTGGGAGCGGCCTTGTGGGATGATCGGCCCAGTCCGGCATTGATGGAGCGATTGGAGATGGCCGTGAAGTTGTTCGAACAGAAAAAAGTCCAATATATCGTGTTGTCTGGTGGACCGGAGGGCAATGGTGTGACAGAAGCGCAAGCGATGAAAGATTATCTCATCTCCCACGGTGTGCCGGCAGCGTCGCTGATATTGGAAGACCGATCGCGCAATACCGAAGAAAATCTCCGTTTTTGCAAACGGATCTTGGATGAACATCATTGGGATGAGGTGTATTTGGTGACGCACGACTACCATCAATATCGTGCTTTGCAATATGCCGCACGTGCCGGCATTCGCGCCGTTCCCGCTCCGGTTCATTCGCAAATGTTATGGACGCCATACCATAAAGCACGGGAATGTCTGGCGCTAGTCAAATTGGCCTTGTTCAGCCGTTAA
- a CDS encoding DUF2203 domain-containing protein, protein MSKRYFTLDEANRLLPVIRKNVLQLQRLKREFDTKYRELQMLKAGQGKGGKTGEDPFFEREAELEFLNIQARGLINWINGTGAQLKDIEMGLVDFPSLIEGQEVLLCWQVGEESITHWHHPWEGYLYRKKIAHEDEGKDE, encoded by the coding sequence GTGAGCAAACGGTACTTCACCTTAGACGAGGCGAACCGGTTGTTACCCGTCATCCGGAAAAATGTGTTGCAGTTGCAGCGGTTGAAAAGAGAGTTTGATACCAAATATCGGGAATTGCAGATGTTGAAAGCCGGTCAAGGGAAAGGGGGAAAGACGGGAGAGGATCCGTTTTTTGAACGGGAAGCAGAGTTGGAATTTCTCAACATTCAGGCTCGGGGTTTGATCAATTGGATCAATGGAACGGGGGCGCAGCTCAAAGATATCGAAATGGGACTGGTCGACTTCCCGTCTCTCATCGAAGGTCAGGAAGTGTTGCTCTGCTGGCAGGTGGGGGAAGAGTCGATCACACATTGGCATCATCCCTGGGAAGGATACCTGTACCGAAAAAAAATCGCCCACGAAGACGAGGGGAAAGACGAATAA
- a CDS encoding DUF309 domain-containing protein yields the protein MSHKNQGGEYPELYVRFLRLFNLDRDYYTCHDVMEELWLEEGRDLFYQGLLQTAVGLHHYRNQNKGGAVKLMTAALNKLVCYPDVFMGIDVAKLKQDVEAYLDKLQDRARQSIPYYDLTIEILDPILKRLVHEDKG from the coding sequence GTGTCGCATAAAAATCAAGGGGGAGAATACCCCGAGCTGTATGTCCGCTTTTTGCGCTTGTTCAACTTGGACCGAGATTACTATACTTGTCACGATGTGATGGAAGAACTGTGGTTGGAAGAGGGGCGGGATTTGTTTTATCAGGGATTATTGCAAACGGCCGTCGGTTTGCATCATTACCGGAACCAAAATAAAGGTGGCGCTGTCAAATTGATGACGGCGGCGTTAAACAAGTTGGTCTGTTACCCGGATGTATTCATGGGTATTGACGTCGCCAAACTGAAACAGGATGTGGAAGCGTATCTGGATAAGCTGCAGGATCGTGCTCGACAGTCGATTCCCTATTACGACCTCACTATTGAGATTCTGGATCCCATATTGAAGCGGTTAGTGCACGAAGATAAGGGGTGA
- a CDS encoding DUF1128 domain-containing protein: protein MNLETPSQENLVHLINEIKARLKLVNTALIDPQEFRLEDYEEILSLYHMIRRKNDRLTMMEIEGVLEELGRLRCPRG from the coding sequence ATGAATTTGGAAACCCCCAGTCAGGAAAATTTGGTTCACTTGATCAATGAAATCAAGGCCCGCTTGAAACTGGTCAACACCGCACTCATCGACCCTCAGGAATTTCGTTTGGAGGACTATGAGGAAATCTTGTCTCTCTATCACATGATCCGTCGAAAAAACGACCGGCTCACCATGATGGAAATCGAAGGTGTGTTGGAAGAACTGGGCCGATTGCGCTGTCCCCGTGGATAG
- a CDS encoding acyl-CoA thioesterase codes for MEVSIQIEVRSTEIDVMGHVNNAKYLEYLEWGREEWYNRAQLPFEEFTRMGIGTVTVRIEINYRKEATLGEKLTITTRPVRRGRSSFVLEQVIDNEKGERVADALVTSVTIDLEERKSVPLPEKLAAYFRESR; via the coding sequence ATGGAAGTCTCAATTCAAATCGAAGTCCGTTCGACGGAAATCGACGTGATGGGCCATGTCAATAATGCCAAGTATCTGGAGTATTTGGAATGGGGACGTGAAGAATGGTACAATCGCGCCCAATTGCCGTTTGAAGAGTTTACCCGGATGGGGATCGGGACCGTCACCGTCCGGATTGAAATCAACTATCGCAAAGAAGCTACATTAGGTGAAAAACTGACCATCACCACGCGTCCTGTGCGACGGGGGCGCTCCAGTTTCGTGCTGGAACAAGTTATCGACAACGAGAAAGGGGAACGCGTCGCTGACGCTCTGGTGACCAGCGTCACCATCGATTTGGAGGAGCGGAAAAGCGTTCCGCTTCCCGAAAAATTGGCTGCGTATTTCCGGGAATCCCGATAA
- the lpdA gene encoding dihydrolipoyl dehydrogenase translates to MVVGDFANEVDVLVIGGGPGGYVAAIRAAQLGRKVTLVDKAELGGVCLNRGCIPSKAIISAAEHLTMIKDAKKMGVDVEGVSVDLSRLMEWKNGVVKKLTGGVSTLLKGNKVEVIKGEAYFSGKNSVKIATENASQTYEFKACIVATGSRPAELPFLKFDGERILSSTEALNLQEVPKRLLVIGGGYIGLELGTAYRKLGSEVTILEGADNILPGVDQAMVRMVSRNLKKLGVTVHTKAKVTSGKREGDEVIVTAEVGGEEKTFTADYVLVAVGRKPNTDELGLDQAGVELDERGFIKVDKQLRTSNPNIFAIGDVAGGALLAHKASYEGKVAAEVIAGQPSEVDYVAMPFVIFSDPEIAYTGLSEKEAKEQGYDPVVSRFAFQANGRALSMDKADGFIQVIADKETKQLLGVQIVGPEASSLIAEAVLAIEMGANAEDLSLTIHAHPTLPEALMEAAEGVLGHAIHMVNK, encoded by the coding sequence ATGGTAGTAGGAGATTTCGCGAACGAAGTCGACGTGTTGGTCATCGGCGGCGGTCCCGGCGGCTATGTGGCCGCCATCCGGGCCGCTCAGCTGGGACGTAAAGTAACGTTGGTCGATAAGGCGGAATTGGGCGGTGTCTGCCTCAATCGCGGATGCATTCCGTCCAAGGCGATCATCAGCGCGGCGGAGCATCTGACGATGATCAAGGATGCCAAGAAAATGGGGGTCGATGTCGAAGGTGTCTCCGTGGATCTCTCCCGCCTGATGGAGTGGAAAAACGGCGTCGTGAAGAAGCTGACCGGCGGCGTTTCCACGTTGCTCAAAGGCAACAAGGTGGAAGTGATCAAAGGGGAAGCCTATTTCAGCGGCAAAAACTCCGTCAAAATCGCGACGGAAAATGCCAGCCAAACCTATGAGTTCAAAGCCTGTATTGTGGCAACCGGTTCCCGTCCGGCCGAGCTGCCGTTCCTCAAATTTGACGGTGAGCGCATCCTCTCCTCGACTGAAGCGCTCAACCTGCAGGAAGTGCCGAAGCGCCTTCTGGTGATCGGCGGCGGCTATATCGGTCTGGAGCTGGGAACGGCCTACAGAAAATTGGGCAGCGAAGTCACCATCCTGGAAGGTGCCGACAACATCCTGCCCGGTGTGGATCAGGCCATGGTGCGGATGGTGTCCCGCAATCTGAAGAAGCTTGGTGTCACAGTCCACACCAAAGCGAAAGTTACCTCCGGTAAAAGAGAAGGCGACGAAGTCATCGTCACCGCCGAAGTGGGCGGCGAAGAAAAAACCTTCACCGCCGACTACGTACTGGTGGCCGTGGGCCGCAAACCCAACACCGACGAGCTCGGTTTGGATCAAGCCGGTGTGGAACTGGATGAGCGCGGGTTTATCAAAGTGGACAAACAACTGCGCACTTCCAATCCCAACATCTTTGCCATCGGTGACGTGGCAGGCGGCGCACTTCTGGCGCACAAAGCCAGCTACGAAGGAAAAGTGGCAGCCGAGGTCATCGCCGGTCAACCGAGCGAAGTGGATTATGTGGCGATGCCGTTCGTCATCTTCAGCGATCCGGAAATCGCCTACACCGGTTTGAGCGAGAAAGAGGCCAAAGAACAAGGTTACGATCCGGTCGTCAGCCGGTTCGCCTTCCAGGCCAACGGACGGGCGCTGTCGATGGATAAAGCGGATGGATTCATCCAAGTCATCGCCGACAAAGAGACCAAGCAGCTTCTGGGTGTGCAGATCGTGGGTCCGGAAGCTTCCAGCCTGATTGCCGAAGCGGTGCTGGCCATCGAGATGGGAGCCAATGCAGAGGATCTGAGCCTGACCATCCATGCTCACCCGACCTTGCCTGAAGCGCTCATGGAAGCGGCAGAAGGCGTGTTGGGTCATGCGATTCACATGGTCAACAAGTGA
- a CDS encoding dihydrolipoamide acetyltransferase family protein, whose amino-acid sequence MAYEFKLPDVGEGIHEGEIVKLYVKEGDQVKEDDVFAEVQTDKAVVEIPSPVTGTVKELRVKEGEIAVVGTVIAVFETEGGEGAQQEEAKEEKAEEQPKQEQPQAAPAKQEPQQAGPKKRVLAMPSVRKLARELGVDITQVNGTGPNGRITAEDVRKAAEGPQAEAQPAAEGKQAAAPVQAAPVVGTEERIPLRGLRKTIAKRMVESKFTAPHVTIMNEIDAGELVELRKWAKQAAAERGIKLTYLPFIIKALIAALREFPTLNASIDMEKEEIVIKHYYHMGIATATDDGLIVPVVKNADQKSIFELAKEIAELVERTRSRKAAPDELKGSTFTITNIGSFGGQFFTPIINYPEVAILGVGTITEKPVARNGEVVIRPMMAISLSIDHRLIDGDVAARFMNRVKELLENPNLLMMEMR is encoded by the coding sequence GTGGCCTACGAATTTAAACTGCCGGACGTGGGTGAAGGCATCCACGAAGGTGAGATCGTCAAACTGTACGTCAAGGAAGGCGATCAGGTCAAGGAAGATGACGTGTTCGCCGAAGTGCAAACCGACAAAGCGGTGGTGGAAATCCCGTCCCCGGTAACCGGGACGGTGAAGGAACTGCGCGTCAAAGAAGGAGAAATCGCCGTGGTTGGCACGGTGATCGCCGTGTTTGAAACCGAAGGCGGCGAAGGTGCGCAGCAAGAAGAGGCCAAGGAAGAAAAAGCCGAAGAACAGCCCAAACAGGAGCAACCGCAAGCGGCTCCGGCCAAACAGGAACCGCAGCAAGCCGGTCCGAAAAAACGTGTGTTGGCTATGCCGTCCGTCCGCAAATTGGCCCGTGAATTGGGTGTGGACATCACCCAAGTGAACGGAACCGGTCCGAATGGACGGATCACTGCCGAAGATGTGCGCAAAGCAGCGGAAGGTCCGCAGGCCGAAGCGCAACCGGCGGCAGAAGGAAAACAAGCGGCAGCTCCGGTGCAAGCGGCTCCGGTGGTGGGTACGGAAGAACGTATCCCGTTGCGCGGTTTGCGCAAAACCATCGCCAAGCGGATGGTGGAAAGCAAGTTTACTGCCCCGCATGTAACGATTATGAACGAAATCGACGCTGGCGAGCTGGTGGAACTGCGCAAATGGGCCAAACAGGCAGCGGCAGAGCGCGGCATCAAGCTGACCTACCTGCCTTTCATCATCAAAGCCTTGATCGCGGCCCTGCGCGAATTCCCGACGTTGAACGCGTCGATCGATATGGAGAAAGAAGAGATCGTCATCAAGCACTATTACCACATGGGCATTGCAACCGCAACCGACGACGGTCTCATCGTGCCGGTGGTCAAAAACGCAGACCAAAAATCGATCTTCGAGTTGGCGAAGGAAATCGCCGAGCTGGTGGAACGGACCCGTTCGCGCAAAGCGGCGCCGGACGAGCTGAAAGGCAGCACATTCACCATCACCAATATTGGTTCCTTCGGTGGCCAGTTCTTTACACCGATCATCAACTATCCGGAAGTGGCCATTTTGGGCGTAGGAACCATCACTGAAAAACCGGTGGCGCGTAATGGCGAAGTGGTCATCCGTCCGATGATGGCGATCTCGCTCAGCATTGACCATCGTTTGATCGACGGCGACGTGGCGGCGCGCTTCATGAACCGGGTGAAAGAGTTGCTGGAAAACCCGAATCTCTTGATGATGGAGATGAGATAA
- a CDS encoding alpha-ketoacid dehydrogenase subunit beta → MATMTMIKAINDAMRVEMERDERVLVMGEDVGVNGGVFRATEGLYQQFGENRVFDTPLAESGIIGTAVALAATGFRPVAEIQFSGFVYETMDQICSQAARLRFRSGGRFKVPLVIRSPYGGGVKTPEMHSDSLEALFVHQPGLKVVIPSTPYDAKGLLISAMRDPDPVLFFEPMRLYRSVKQEVPEGEYTVPIGKANVVKEGNDVTLISWGAMVPMAQKAAEQAEQERGISAEVIDLRTLAPMDMETILSSVEKTGRVVVVHEAVGTAGVGAEIIARINEEAILSLEAPVLRVTGFDTPYPISSLEDEWLPSVARIRTAIDKVLDF, encoded by the coding sequence ATGGCCACGATGACGATGATCAAAGCGATCAATGATGCCATGCGCGTGGAGATGGAGCGGGACGAGCGCGTATTGGTGATGGGGGAAGACGTCGGGGTCAACGGCGGTGTTTTCCGCGCGACGGAAGGTTTGTACCAGCAATTTGGCGAAAACCGGGTGTTTGACACGCCGCTGGCCGAATCCGGTATTATCGGAACGGCTGTGGCGTTGGCAGCGACCGGGTTCCGTCCGGTGGCGGAAATCCAATTCTCCGGTTTCGTCTATGAAACGATGGACCAAATCTGTTCGCAAGCGGCCCGGCTTCGTTTCCGCTCCGGCGGGCGCTTCAAGGTTCCGCTCGTGATCCGTTCTCCGTACGGTGGGGGCGTAAAAACGCCGGAAATGCACTCTGACAGCTTGGAAGCGTTGTTCGTGCATCAACCGGGATTGAAAGTGGTCATCCCGAGCACGCCGTATGATGCCAAAGGTCTCCTGATCTCGGCGATGCGTGATCCTGATCCGGTGCTGTTCTTCGAGCCGATGCGCCTGTATCGCTCGGTGAAGCAGGAAGTGCCGGAAGGCGAGTACACCGTACCGATCGGCAAAGCCAATGTGGTGAAAGAAGGCAACGATGTCACCCTGATCTCTTGGGGTGCGATGGTGCCGATGGCCCAGAAAGCGGCCGAGCAAGCGGAACAGGAACGGGGTATCTCCGCCGAAGTGATCGATCTTCGCACCTTGGCTCCGATGGATATGGAGACCATCCTCTCTTCGGTGGAAAAAACGGGACGCGTCGTTGTCGTGCATGAAGCGGTGGGTACGGCCGGCGTTGGTGCGGAAATCATCGCCCGGATCAACGAAGAAGCGATCCTCAGCCTCGAAGCGCCTGTGTTGCGGGTGACCGGATTCGACACGCCGTATCCGATCTCTTCGCTCGAAGACGAATGGTTGCCCTCGGTGGCGCGGATTCGCACGGCAATCGACAAAGTTTTGGATTTCTAA
- the pdhA gene encoding pyruvate dehydrogenase (acetyl-transferring) E1 component subunit alpha, whose protein sequence is MIVAELKQEFETLQILNPDGEINEGQEPPELSDEELKDLYRWMYGLRVFDQRAIKLNRQGRLGFYAPMAGQEACQIGSVAALNKDDFFFPSYRDMGAAMYHGLPMEQVFLYSRGQKGSGQIPEGVNMFPPQIIIAAHVLHAAGAAWGFNLKGEKKVAIALFGDGATSQGDFHEGLNFAAVYNAPAIFFVQNNHYAISVPLEKQMKSKTIAQKAVAYDIHGVRIDGNDILAVYKAVKEAADRGRNGEGPTLIEAVTYRLGPHTMAGDDPARYRKKEEETDWEKREPIRRFRKYLQNKGLWSEEWEKQIEQEMLDQIAETIKKVEKMDKGQITDLFEYVYTDMTPDLKKQKEAYLRWKEETK, encoded by the coding sequence ATGATCGTGGCAGAACTGAAGCAGGAATTTGAAACGCTTCAGATCCTGAATCCGGACGGCGAGATCAATGAAGGACAAGAGCCGCCGGAATTGTCCGATGAAGAATTGAAAGATCTGTACCGCTGGATGTACGGTCTTCGCGTGTTTGACCAACGCGCCATCAAGTTGAATCGGCAAGGCCGCCTGGGCTTCTATGCTCCCATGGCCGGACAGGAGGCTTGCCAAATCGGTTCCGTGGCCGCGCTGAACAAAGACGACTTTTTCTTCCCCAGCTATCGTGACATGGGGGCGGCCATGTATCACGGTCTGCCGATGGAGCAAGTGTTCCTCTATTCTCGCGGACAAAAAGGCAGTGGCCAAATCCCGGAAGGTGTGAACATGTTCCCGCCGCAAATCATTATCGCGGCACATGTGTTGCACGCGGCCGGTGCGGCTTGGGGCTTCAACCTGAAAGGCGAGAAAAAAGTGGCCATCGCGCTGTTCGGTGACGGTGCGACCTCGCAAGGGGACTTCCACGAAGGGCTTAACTTCGCGGCTGTGTACAACGCCCCGGCGATTTTCTTCGTGCAAAACAACCACTATGCCATCAGTGTGCCGCTGGAGAAACAAATGAAATCCAAAACCATCGCGCAAAAAGCGGTGGCTTATGACATTCATGGCGTGCGCATCGACGGTAACGACATCCTCGCTGTGTACAAAGCTGTGAAAGAAGCAGCTGACCGTGGGCGCAACGGGGAAGGCCCGACTCTGATCGAAGCGGTGACGTACCGTCTCGGACCGCACACCATGGCAGGGGACGATCCGGCTCGTTATCGGAAAAAAGAAGAAGAAACCGATTGGGAAAAACGCGAACCGATTCGTCGCTTCCGCAAATATCTCCAAAACAAAGGTTTGTGGAGCGAAGAATGGGAAAAACAAATCGAACAAGAAATGCTGGATCAGATCGCGGAAACGATCAAGAAAGTGGAGAAAATGGACAAAGGTCAGATTACAGACCTGTTTGAGTATGTCTACACTGACATGACGCCGGATCTGAAGAAACAGAAAGAGGCGTACCTGCGCTGGAAGGAGGAGACGAAGTAA
- a CDS encoding ferritin-like domain-containing protein, whose product MDKDMQDLIDGLNEDLAYEYAAVIQYTHNAAAVSGLSRPVLKPFFESEAQDELGHASYLAEKIVALGGTPVVEPKEVKRMQGVREMIQHALDAEKATISRYTERISQAEKVGEIGLKIQLEDMIADETKHKEELERLLKDPLG is encoded by the coding sequence ATGGACAAGGATATGCAAGATTTAATTGATGGATTAAACGAAGATTTGGCTTATGAATATGCTGCGGTGATCCAGTACACGCACAATGCAGCGGCGGTATCCGGTCTGAGCCGTCCGGTGCTGAAACCGTTCTTCGAATCGGAAGCGCAGGATGAACTGGGACACGCCAGCTATTTGGCCGAAAAAATTGTGGCGTTGGGTGGCACGCCTGTCGTGGAACCTAAAGAGGTGAAACGGATGCAAGGTGTGCGGGAAATGATCCAGCATGCATTGGATGCCGAGAAGGCGACCATTTCCCGATATACGGAACGGATCTCCCAAGCGGAGAAAGTGGGCGAGATCGGCTTGAAAATCCAGTTGGAAGACATGATCGCCGATGAGACGAAACATAAAGAGGAATTGGAGCGCTTGTTGAAAGATCCATTGGGATGA
- a CDS encoding TIGR01212 family radical SAM protein (This family includes YhcC from E. coli K-12, an uncharacterized radical SAM protein.) → MKTIQPEETPLMWGDKRYNSWNYHLRQTFGEKVFKVPLDGGFTCPNRDGTVAIGGCTFCSARGSGDFAGNRRDSLVQQFEEVKERMHRKWPQAKYLAYFQAFSNTYAPVDVLRQMYETALEQEGVVGLAIATRPDCLPGDVVELLAELNERTYLWVELGLQTIHEETSRLVNRGHDFQCFLDGVEKLRRHNIRTCAHIIYGLPGETEDMMMETAKACAEMDIQGIKIHLLHLLKNTPMVKQYEAGLLRFLDKETYVKLVVDTLEILPPDMIIHRLTGDGPPDLLIGPLWSLKKWEVLNAIDDELKRRNSWQGKRWSSSRSELMRSGGRR, encoded by the coding sequence ATGAAAACGATACAACCCGAAGAAACCCCACTGATGTGGGGGGACAAACGATATAACAGCTGGAACTATCATCTGCGCCAAACCTTTGGTGAAAAGGTATTCAAAGTGCCACTCGACGGCGGTTTTACCTGTCCCAACCGGGACGGCACTGTGGCGATAGGCGGATGTACGTTTTGTAGCGCTCGCGGTTCCGGTGATTTCGCCGGCAATCGGCGAGACAGCCTCGTGCAACAATTTGAAGAAGTCAAGGAACGCATGCACCGGAAATGGCCACAAGCCAAATACCTGGCCTATTTCCAGGCCTTCAGCAACACGTATGCCCCGGTCGACGTGTTGCGGCAGATGTACGAGACGGCATTGGAACAGGAAGGTGTGGTGGGTTTAGCCATCGCCACACGGCCCGATTGTTTGCCGGGCGATGTGGTGGAGCTGTTGGCCGAGCTGAATGAACGTACGTATCTTTGGGTGGAGCTGGGCCTGCAAACCATCCACGAAGAGACCTCGCGACTGGTCAACAGAGGGCACGATTTCCAATGTTTCCTGGACGGTGTGGAAAAATTGCGCCGTCACAATATCCGCACATGCGCCCACATCATTTACGGCCTTCCCGGCGAAACGGAAGACATGATGATGGAGACGGCCAAAGCATGTGCGGAAATGGACATTCAGGGCATCAAGATCCATCTGTTGCACTTGCTCAAAAACACGCCGATGGTGAAACAGTATGAAGCCGGTCTGCTTCGCTTCCTGGACAAGGAAACATACGTGAAATTGGTGGTGGACACACTGGAAATCCTTCCACCGGACATGATTATCCACCGGTTGACGGGAGACGGACCGCCCGACCTGTTGATCGGACCGTTGTGGAGCTTGAAGAAGTGGGAAGTGCTCAACGCCATCGATGATGAACTAAAACGTCGAAATTCCTGGCAAGGGAAGCGGTGGTCATCCTCACGCTCGGAGCTGATGCGAAGCGGGGGAAGGAGATGA
- a CDS encoding class I SAM-dependent methyltransferase: MIVPGVLSFSHALVRQAVDEGGIAIDATAGNGHDTQFLAECVGPAGKVYAFDIQQEALARTKQRLNEQGIANRVALIHAGHHEMDRHLPEEIRGKLQAVMFNLGYLPHGDPTIITRPETTLPALKTSAVWLAPGGVLSVVLYTGHPGGQEEAEHVLQWAQSLSSQTFQVMHYRLLNRKQAPSLVLVEKRKSAA, from the coding sequence ATGATTGTCCCCGGTGTCCTCTCTTTTTCCCATGCATTGGTCCGACAAGCGGTTGATGAAGGTGGGATCGCCATCGACGCCACTGCCGGCAACGGACACGATACGCAATTTTTGGCGGAATGCGTCGGTCCAGCAGGGAAAGTGTACGCGTTCGACATCCAGCAGGAGGCGCTCGCACGCACGAAGCAGCGCCTGAATGAACAGGGCATCGCCAATCGCGTCGCGCTGATTCATGCTGGACACCATGAGATGGATCGGCATTTACCCGAAGAGATTCGTGGAAAGCTGCAAGCCGTGATGTTCAACCTAGGATATCTGCCGCACGGCGATCCTACCATCATCACCCGACCAGAAACCACGCTTCCCGCTTTAAAGACGTCCGCCGTCTGGTTGGCCCCGGGGGGCGTTCTTTCCGTCGTTTTGTACACCGGACACCCCGGCGGACAAGAGGAAGCGGAACACGTGTTGCAATGGGCCCAGTCTCTCTCTTCGCAGACGTTTCAAGTGATGCATTATCGACTGCTCAATCGAAAACAGGCACCTTCGCTGGTTCTGGTGGAAAAACGAAAATCGGCCGCCTGA
- a CDS encoding sporulation protein: MWKHLLAKLGHGSARVDLVLEKDCYALGDEVRGRLIIHGGEVEQKINGIHVDLVLHLWAHQRQHTRRVTRIPFPTSFVIGAREVKEYPFTFRLPYNLPLSGHGVSYVFHTTLDIAQGADSLDSDPIQVVPPARLARLLQAFAELGFREKHGSRSFNGYVQEFEFFPTAFLHDRVKEVEFTAAIDDHGIRLWLEMECHSYGHEREIRREWYVTNEVLDQPTLLTEQLRHTLEEMAATGVAGHHTGHYTHGHGIPSGHGWHGHGTYGHPSHGWHGHGHHGHFSGGIGGFAAGMLGGMIAGELLDDAVESITDNDGGIADWVNQVEDQVKDWVDDAENFLDDIGDDFGDD, encoded by the coding sequence ATGTGGAAACATTTGCTGGCCAAGCTGGGGCACGGTTCCGCCCGTGTCGATCTGGTGTTGGAAAAAGACTGTTATGCGCTTGGTGATGAGGTGCGTGGGCGGTTGATCATCCACGGAGGAGAGGTAGAGCAGAAAATCAACGGCATCCATGTGGATCTCGTATTACACTTGTGGGCGCATCAGCGTCAACATACCCGTCGGGTGACCCGGATTCCGTTCCCCACATCATTTGTGATCGGTGCCCGCGAGGTGAAAGAGTATCCGTTCACGTTCCGCCTGCCGTATAACCTCCCTTTGTCCGGTCACGGGGTTTCCTACGTGTTTCACACCACTTTGGACATTGCGCAAGGAGCGGACTCATTGGATAGCGACCCCATCCAAGTGGTGCCTCCCGCCCGGTTGGCTCGATTGCTCCAAGCGTTTGCTGAGCTGGGGTTCCGCGAAAAACACGGTTCCCGTTCGTTCAACGGGTATGTACAGGAGTTCGAGTTCTTCCCGACCGCGTTTTTGCATGATCGGGTCAAGGAAGTCGAATTTACGGCAGCCATTGATGATCACGGCATTCGATTGTGGTTGGAAATGGAATGTCACAGCTACGGTCACGAGAGGGAGATTCGACGGGAATGGTATGTAACCAACGAGGTGTTGGATCAACCGACCCTTTTGACCGAGCAATTGCGTCATACATTAGAAGAAATGGCGGCAACCGGTGTTGCTGGTCATCACACGGGACACTACACGCACGGTCACGGGATCCCATCCGGACACGGATGGCATGGACACGGTACCTACGGACATCCATCCCACGGATGGCACGGTCACGGACACCATGGACATTTCAGCGGCGGAATCGGTGGATTTGCCGCAGGTATGCTTGGTGGGATGATTGCCGGCGAATTGTTGGATGACGCGGTGGAGAGCATCACTGACAATGACGGCGGCATTGCTGATTGGGTGAATCAAGTGGAGGATCAAGTGAAAGATTGGGTCGATGATGCGGAAAATTTCTTGGACGACATCGGCGATGATTTCGGTGACGATTGA
- a CDS encoding S1 RNA-binding domain-containing protein has product MSQVTEGSVVSGEVVAIKPFGAFVKLESGETGLVHISQISTKYVEKVEDELQVGDTVKAKVLSVDPSGKISLSIKALSDDRPNRGDRRSSGRRNGPTDFEDMMKKWLKSSEERLSALAAKQKRGR; this is encoded by the coding sequence ATGAGCCAGGTAACGGAAGGATCCGTCGTCAGCGGAGAAGTAGTCGCAATTAAACCTTTCGGGGCATTCGTCAAATTGGAGTCTGGAGAGACGGGTCTGGTACACATTTCGCAAATCTCCACGAAATACGTGGAAAAAGTAGAGGACGAATTGCAGGTGGGCGATACGGTCAAAGCCAAAGTGCTTTCCGTCGATCCGTCCGGGAAAATCTCCCTTTCGATTAAAGCGCTCAGCGATGACCGTCCCAACCGTGGCGATCGGCGCAGCTCCGGACGTCGCAATGGCCCCACAGATTTTGAAGACATGATGAAAAAGTGGCTCAAAAGCAGTGAGGAACGACTCAGTGCTTTGGCCGCTAAACAAAAAAGAGGTCGCTGA